The Lepidochelys kempii isolate rLepKem1 chromosome 5, rLepKem1.hap2, whole genome shotgun sequence genome window below encodes:
- the LOC140912071 gene encoding uncharacterized protein, whose amino-acid sequence MQSSSAQVTMMESQNRKRAPAWTEREVRDLIAVWGEESVLSELRSSFRNAKTFVKISQGMKDRGHNRDPKQCRVKLKELRQAYQKTREANSRSGSEPQTCRFYDELHAILGGSATTTPAVLFDSFNGDGGNMEAGFGDEEDEEEEEEVVDSSQQASGETGFPDSQEQFLTLDLEPVPTEPTQGCLLDPAGGEGTSAACVSMITGSSPSQRLVKLRNKKKRTRDEMFSELMLSSHTDRAQTNAWRQIMSECRKAQNDREERWRAEESKWRAEDRAEAQMWQQRDERRQDSMLRLLQDQTSMLQCMVELQQRQLEHRLPLLPLCNQPPSSPSSIASTPRRPRTRWGGLRPTSHSTTEDCPKKRRLSFNKF is encoded by the exons atgcagagctcatcagcacaggtgaccatgatggagtcccagaatcgcaaaagagctccagcatggaccgaacgggaggtacgggatctgatcgctgtttggggagaggaatccgtgctatcagaactccgttccagttttcgaaatgccaaaacctttgtgaaaatttcccagggcatgaaggacagaggccataacagggacccgaagcagtgccgcgtgaaactgaaggagctgaggcaagcctaccagaaaaccagagaggcgaacagccgctctgggtcagagccccaaacatgccgcttctatgatgagctgcatgccattttagggggttcagccaccactaccccagccgtgttgtttgactccttcaatggagatggaggcaatatggaagcaggttttggggacgaagaagatgaggaggaggaggaggaggttgtagatagctcacagcaagcaagcggagaaaccggttttcccgacagccaggaacagtttctcaccctagacctggagccagtacccaccgaacccacccaaggctgcctcctggacccagcaggcggagaagggacctctg ctgcatgtgtttcaatgatcacaggatcttctccttcccagaggctagtgaagcttagaaataaaaaaaaacgcactcgcgatgaaatgttctccgagctcatgctgtcctcccacactgacagagcacagacgaatgcgtggaggcaaataatgtcagagtgcaggaaagcacaaaatgaccgggaggagaggtggcgggctgaagagagtaagtggcgggctgaagacagggctgaagctcaaatgtggcagcagcgtgatgagaggaggcaggattcaatgctgaggctgctgcaggaccaaaccagtatgctccagtgtatggttgagctgcagcaaaggcagctggagcacagactgccactgctgcccctctgtaaccaaccgccctcctccccaagttccatagcctccacacccagacgtccaagaacgcggtgggggggcctccggccaaccagccactccaccacagaggattgcccaaaaaaaagaaggctgtcattcaataaattttaa